The following DNA comes from Triticum aestivum cultivar Chinese Spring chromosome 3D, IWGSC CS RefSeq v2.1, whole genome shotgun sequence.
gtgtggaaccacgtacaaacaatttggtaagatttgtcaatccttgtaacactgcgatttgtcaaaatatgaagctaaaaatcactagcagtatctaatttttgcaactaaaattcagtaattaagcatagatttcattcatagattaagcagtcgttcttaatttatacaaacagttcaactcgacagctaaaccgaccaaacttttccccaattgttgccaaccacgtactgaaatagctagttcaactatatatactagctaattttaagtacgttgtacagtttcaccacatctatagtcagatgaactgaacaaaatagcccttaaatactactactactgcggaggggctttgtactacttccggctgcctctcctctgccgagcgcgctcagtaagaggcggaggaggaggagcctaccgacgagttggacaaccgcaatgcggtgcctgccgctaatgcagcttcaacgacgctcgcctcgaacgccctctgccgctccagacgacccctctcgaagcgatggttctcctcgtagatctcctgattcctcgcctctgaggcggcgtgtgccgctgcCACTACGGCGGtgaggctctttgcgtgctcgacgaggcgctcctccttcGCCCACAAGAACTCGGTGTAGTGCGCAAGGTCGTtgtcgcacgtgcgggcatccacatccgcctcccgccttcgggcggcagtggtggagcgggtgatgaccccgacggtcgacggtgggctggcggccacggcggccgacgacggggtggcggccacgaccaccacctcccgccttcgggccgcggtggcggagtgggtgatggccacagtggctggcagtggggtggcggccacgacggccatctcccgccttcgggccgcggcggcggagcgggcgatggccctggctttcgacggtggtgtagcggcaacggcggccggcaattcacacggcttattagcagcaattgtctatgTTATTACTGGTCTTCGCACATatttcagattacggacctgtttgccgcgtatcacacacatcttgttcagttgaaccgtttccattgtgttgcctaatcacacacagttcatcccagtgaaccgtatgctgtatatcgcacacgccttcatctagctgcccgtttcttttgtgcctcctcatcacaaacagttcattgagctgAACCGCATGCCCTGCatagcacacgcaactaaattctgaaccgtttttgatgcatctatcatcgcaaacgttttgcaccttttttgacggttttttacaccaccgtttgcgattatggcatcgcacacagtttcgttgaagggtctctgatcgtagtgtcgtgtttggaccatcctgcagtagtgggttgaaaaaccaataccccctatcctgatgaattATGATAATCAAattgtgatcgtcaagataaacagttctaaggataatatgaagtcctcaaggcatgtgaagaggagactaaaatctgtcagaaaattgaggaactccggagttattacgttggattatatcaaatgtcgaaaaacttggcagatcccttcacaaagggtttatcacgtaatgtgatagataatgcatcgatggagatgggtttgagacccaccacatgagttgtccatagtggtaacccactctatttgatcggagatcccgtgaagtagaagtgggagacaagctgttggtcagctgagaggagagtatccctatttcAATTATCCCACttcgtgaagatgcaatactctcctgatctgcatggcaggttgatagttatcttaatgtgttccaagtggcttatttgagtaagcagagatgctgtcctacagagcaTCTCCCGAGAAACACAGCTATATGAATTTgtctgttaacgtcgcagtctgtgagaaacgtcgcagtctgtgagaattgggtgttctctaataaattcatgaaaggccctggagtatgacgtatacgctccacccgtgGGGAAGCCTTGcagcagcccagtatcggtcaagaatttgtgtggaACTAGTcccgcagaaaacttgtagttcaaggcatagtccattattGTGATCTAGTCTAGCATAAacctctaagtggaagttcaactttacAGTCTCCACTGAGTACTGGTATATAAACAATtatttggaactaaatgatgagatgtgccaatgagactttgtgggggattgttggaatttgctagtgggcctttggcccaaagcccaactaaaattctgaaattctcttggcccattcatgcacacatgtgagtgatgtgagtgagactaaagtttagtcccaccccggaagttgagagagacttgcacctctttataaggtgagttcTTCTACcatttgtatgagcatgagaagagaagacctacatacgcgctcctcctcctcgccgcgccacgccgcgccgcgccgcgccgcgtgaatgagccgagccgaggacaaagctatgcacgttgtctatatttttgctgctcgggaataATTAATAAGCCATTAATTAATAAATAATGGATGCGTTAATTACTCAGCCGTTTCCGGTTCTTTTGGATCGTGGGGCTGTTACTTGGACGTGGGTTTTTCTCCATGACTTACCCGGCCCGcaatatatagtcaggcagacgtctaccctagctgcCGCTGCATCGCATGGTTTCGCACCATCGTtctagatcattgcgccgccatgcaagtcttctccatccctcctttcggcgtgcactgcgagaagggacagcaggcctccggaaccccgcctctcgtgatcctgtacgggagaggggcgatcaggtttttggggagcacactcgcacgactgctggcagcgacgacttcaccgacgacgacttcttccccgacctcggcaacctcttcctcaacaacatgggcgacaacctcaacgccaacggtgctgcttccgttgcaccgtatgtgtttctgtccttcctgtttgagatcgtggtagaattcatgtttctagtttgTGCCCTAGATtcaatctgttcatctactatgctattCCACGTGATTAGTTTAATCtatgttatagccgtcatgatttactTTGTACTTATTCGGGTTAAATCTTGTAGTAACGTGCTCATATATTTAACATCCTCTGCAGCAGCACGGGGTAAACAAACCAACCGATTCTGATTCTTCAGAATCCACGGCTGCAGCAACTTTCAGGAATCCAGGCCGAATCGATTCTCATAAATTTCTAGCCCAAACCAAGAGGCCTAAGGATCCGCGATATAAAggtttgctagagatgctctaTACGTCTTGCTCAGACGCTTTGCTTACTCGGCTCTGCTTTTTCGCGGAAGTGAGCGCTCGCTCGCTGCCTCGCTCACCCCAATCTTTGCGTGCTCCAGAAGGCTCTCCCGTGCTGCGCCACTCCCCACTCCCCCACCGGCCACTCGCCCCCCAGCCGTCGGATCCCCATCCGGAGCCGATCCCGGCCGCCCGTCCCCTCCCACTCCCACCCCTCGAGTTCCCCTCCCCCCTTTtcgaaaccacctcctctctctctctgcctttCGCATCGACCCTTCCCTATCGCACCAAAACGGAGCTCCCCTCCATACCGAGAAGAGAAGAGACGAAGCAAACGAGGAGCGGACCACCAAGGCACCCCTCGCCCCCTCCCCCGCGCGATCTGATCCACCCGCCGGAGGTCCGGCCCGGCCGTTCAGGCCAATGCTGCGGGgatccgccctccgccgccgccgctgctgatcGCGGTGAGGTACGCTCTGCTCGATCCGCCCGATCGCCGCGTTCCGATGCTTATTTCGCGGTTGTTTTCCGGTAGATTTCGTGATAGGCGGGTCAATTTCAGCTCCGCGTGATCGGGCGCGCGGGATTTCGCCTGATCGCGCTGTATTTCGCGCCTGATTTCTGATTCGGTGCGGCGTGACGTCAGCAGAGCTGTCGGGGAGGTGCCGGGGGGTAATTCCGTAGGAGCCCGCTGTGGTGTCGGATTAGTGTCTAATTTTGGGTTTGGGATCATCGCTCGTGATGCGTGAGGTGATACAGAGCTCGGTTCCGCTTAATGACCGGCTGTAATTTCTGCTCTGGTAGCTTTAATCGACCATTTTGCGCTGCTAGATGTATCCTGGTTTTTTTATTGTTCCGATCGCCTATATCAGCGGATGTTTCGGTAGTTTTTAGCTTTTTTTTTTGCTCTGTTTGCTTAACTGGAGCTATATGCTCTGCATGTAGTAAACACAGTGGGGAATCCATGCTCAGTCACCGTATCCTTCAGCTGATTGACAGTGGAATTGACGGTCGAAGTGTGGATTGAACAGTAGGCAGAGCTATTTTCAGGCACGGGGTGCTTTCACCACCCGGATGAATTTAGTAGATTCTTGAATGTCTCCTTTTGATGTTACCCCTTTTGTTAGTTTTTCTGTGGACGATTTCGTGTATGTAGGAAGTGCTATTGTTCAGGAACTGGCTAATGGGGTCTCGGCTAACCTTACGAAGAACTAGATACTTCTCTTAATCTTGGAAGCATAGCTGAAGTCAGTTACTACCTGGAGAAAATATTAGTGGCTTTATTGATGGTGCTTTACATACTGTTCTAGATTGCAGCCTGAAATGTGTTTAAATCAGTTGAGAACCTGAGATAGCTAAACTCTCCTTCATGAAATCTTGTCAGGTCAAAAGAGGAATACTCTAGATTGCATTCCAATTATGCCATGTTTTTATgtatatgaaaatgatgaacaagcaTCATCTGAATCCTTTTGTTTGCCACAGTTTTATTCACTACAACGTGTTTTCCTCTTTGTGAGTTTGTTCGATCAGCATTAACCATGGCTTCTGCTGTGTTACTATTACGTACTTACCTTcattttttcttggatggcttaatACTGTAGTTTGAATTGATTCCATCTGATTTTAGAATTCCATTCTGGTAGGATTTGATTAGTACGGACATTGGATGAAGTGTGTACTGATCTATGGAAGTGGATACTCTACAAGGTGCTCAGGAGACTAAGAATGGAGAGAATGACTTTGAAGAGAATGGCAGTTTGGATCCCGTGGTTTACCAGCTAGTTCGGGTATATTCTAACTTCCTTAGTTATATTGTACTTCTTTGGCTATATTTGAAGGTACACAACTCATTGTGATGTTTCCATTTGCTTATAGCCCTTCGATAAACGCtttttttttcttataaaaaagGTTGAAGGTGATGGAACGCTTGTTCCTCCTACGGAGGACGAAGTCCTGCAGATTGAACAGTTTCTTGATGACAAGGTTGATCTGCCTTCTATTGATGATGTAGGAAATGTGGAGGATTTTTTTACTAATGACTGCATGCTTCTGAAGGAGCCTGACTTTGAAGGTGATGTCAGTATCTTTATTCAGTTCAAATTATTACAGTGCTATATCATTTCCTTTTCAGTGATCTTACTTCATCGGACAGTACAGTATTTAAGCTGTGATGTTGGAATGCAGTTTAGCCATACAAAGTTCATGTTTCATGCATCACATATTGAATCAACCCCTTCGACTACTTAAGATGCTTACTGCTTATTAAACTTGTGCAGAGGGCTATTCCGAATTAGAGACTAATGGTGAAATACATACGCAACAGTTTGATGCTGACCTAGAGGTATGTATGTTGCTTTTGTAGGGGTATTATTATCTGCCATGATTTTAAGCTTGTCAGATTTGCTATTTTACTATAGGTTTATTCTACTAGAAAATAGGTTTGGTGTGTACACAGGATTCTTTTGGGTCATGTCTGAAACTAACCCTGACATGGTTTTCATATGGGCCGCCCAATTTCTATAAAATTCGCAAATTATAGTTTGCCATGTTTCAAAGCATGATTTTGTTTCCTATATGATTCCTGCATTGCAAACAGGCATTGTCCGTGACTTCAATAATATTACATTATATGCATATATGAGTACGTATTAGATCTAGTTTGAACAACCTCTGGAATTAGCACCATGTATTGTCATCTAGTCAGCTCTGACTTTCTACTCAAGTAGCGCCATTGTCATTCATGCTTAAGCTTTCCTTCATATATGGAATTCTCATATATGTGTGGAAGATATTTTAAAACCTGATTAATAATTAACATGGAGAAATGGAAGCATGTATCAGAATTGAGCTAGTGCATAGTAGACTTGAAATATAATCAAGTTTCCATGCCTAAACTATCAATAAATGCTATTTCTACTTTACCATGGTTTCTTTGTTGTGGTGCAGATAAAGTCTTTTCATGTGGCTAATAAGTGAGTATGCTGCTGTTAGTTTTAACTGAATCTCTCTAGACTAACAAATTGTGAGCGGTGGACTAAACTTGTTAACAAATTGCGGGCCTATTATCTGCTTGTATCGATTAATGCTTGAGCTCAGGGTTTGACAATTTATTGTTATTGGATCATTTGCTTTAAATATTTAAACCATCTACAAATCCTTCTTGTACACATTGTCTATGTTCTACTTATCAGTGAATTTAACTGATACATATAAATTGCGCAGGTAGACAGGCTAAAACCGTCGGATGACTCGCTTGATATTCCCTCGAAGTGTACAGTTGTTCATGATCACAAACCAGATAAACTGAACACGGAACAAGGCGATAACAACATTGTTCACCAGGACAATGCTTCCACTGAGACTCCAAAATCAACAGTATTAAATGACTCTTGCAGTGCTGAAAAAGAAAAGGCCGATGCTTGTTCAAGATCTGTAAATAACTCATCTACAGGACCATCTGTCTCTGGAGTTACTAGTTCAGTTCCCGACTTCTCCATTTTAAGAGGGGAAGTCTGTTTGGATAATCTTACAATTAGAGAACTCCAGGAAGCATTTAGAGCCACATTTGGGCGCGAAACTACTGTCAAGGACAAGCTATGGCTCAAAAGACGGATTACAATGGGACTGACCAATTCCTGCGATGTTCAAAGTTCAGGCTGTGTAGTTAAAGATTATAAAATAGTTTGCAAGGATGCCAAACACAAGCTACCTACAATTGAAGGATTACCTAAGGTTGAGGTTGAAGCTACTTCTTTGGTTAGGTTTCAAGTATTGGGTTCTGGAAATGAGAGAGACACATCATCTTGCTCTTACTATCGGAGTGAGGACCAACAGCGATCCTCCAATAGGCTAAAAGGAGTATCAACAGACAACGATGAATCAGAAGGAACTTTGCAGGATGAACAAGGCGCCGCTAAGAGACTTCGAAAACCAACAAAAAGATACATTGAGGAGCTCGCAGATACCGAGACACTTGACTCCACTGGGAAGCTTTCTTCACCAGGAAAAAGGGCTGCACATGGTGAGGTGTTACTCAGACAACGGGTTACTCCTTTACAAGAAGTTGATTCATTGAGTATAACTTATCCTACCCGGAAGGATACTTTTGGAGGATTTAGTGTACATGTTCCTTATGCGTCAAGGATGAGAAGAGGGCGTCCCCGGAGAAACTTCATTTCATTTTTGGTAACAATCTACTTACTTCTACAGCTTTGCAATCGTCTGCCTTTTTTATTACTGCAAAGAGACACATACATTAAGTTAATACATTCATGTAATgatggtacatgtcattctttctTCTCTTGAAGATGGATTTTGTTTATAGGATATTGTGCCCTTTGTAGCTGTGTTCTCAAAACAGTGGAGACTTAAACAAAATACATAGCTAATACATTTTGGCATATAATTATCAGTATGGCCCAAGTAGGATAGAATCACTATACACTCAGCTGCTCACATGCCAGATTCTCACCTAAGAAACTTGTGTGTAGtaagtactacctctgttcctaaatataagacgttttggcagttcaatttaaactgccaaaacgtcttacattttggaACAGAGGGTGTATATTTCAAGCAACTCTATTCAGTACCTAATTGAGTTATTATTTTTGTTCATTGAACTCGTTACCCTATTTTGCTGCCTTGTCAATCCCTTCTGCCATTTTCTTAGAAAAATATGATAAATCTCTGAACCTTCATTACGACGTTTGCCCATGCTGTCTCTTAAAGAGCTTAACATGTTGGCCTCACTTTAATACGAATCTTTCCTTGTGGATATCTCTACAGTCTGTGTCTGACATGTAGGTTAATGTATAACTGTAATGGAAGACTTGCCTTGCCATATCACGCACAGTGATTTTTTGGAACAATTTAGACCAATTAGCCAACTGGTCCAAATGGGGAAAGCCGGAAAATTTCATTACGATAGCCTAATTAGACACAGTTAATGCAACCTGCCTCATTGTTGTGCTGAGCCGTTATTAGTAATTGTGGCATATGTGAGCATTATTTTTGTATGTCTCACCAGATGTCACACGTTATTTCTTGGACGTCTCACTAGATGTCACTAAGTGTGCTCTTTTTGTTATACCTTGAATAACAGGATGACGATCCACCGGTGGAATGTCCTGAGGTTCAGATGGCAGTTGAGACGATGTTGGGAAAAGATGGTGAACATGTGAATCATGTAAGCAGTGCTGTGGAAGTTCCGCTAATGGTATGCCATATGCCTCTGATCATGTAGGACCACGTAGAAAAAATGTACACTTTAGAAGCTGATAATAACTAGCTAGAAATATTTGTTGAAACACATATTACTTCAAACATTATTACCGAGCTGCAAATGCGGCCGTGTTTGGCATGCAATGATATGTTTTCTCTTGTCCATCTTGGTACTAGAAAAATGCTGAGAAGAAAGGAGGGCATATAGAAACAGCTGAGAAGAAAGGAGGGCATATAGAAACAGCTGAGAAGAAAGGAGGGCATATAGAAACAGCTGATAACAAGGAGATTCGTTCCATAGAAGCAGACGATATTTGCAGAACTGATGCCAAAACAAAAACAAAGCGGGGTTTGAAGCGGAAGCATCATCGAGCATGGACATTGTCCGAAGTTCTGAAGCTGGTCGATGGCGTGGCTCAGTTCGGGCCTGGCAAATGGTCTGAGATTAGAAGACTATCCTTTGCCTCATATTCTTACCGCACCTCAGTGGATCTCAAGGTGGGTTTACTCTCACAGTTCCTCACTCACTCCTAACGATTTGGTTTTCTAATGGATCACGCT
Coding sequences within:
- the LOC100873115 gene encoding LOW QUALITY PROTEIN: uncharacterized protein (The sequence of the model RefSeq protein was modified relative to this genomic sequence to represent the inferred CDS: inserted 1 base in 1 codon) produces the protein MEVDTLQGAQETKNGENDFEENGSLDPVVYQLVRVEGDGTLVPPTEDEVLQIEQFLDDKVDLPSIDDVGNVEDFFTNDCMLLKEPDFEEGYSELETNGEIHTQQFDADLEVDRLKPSDDSLDIPSKCTVVHDHKPDKLNTEQGDNNIVHQDNASTETPKSTVLNDSCSAEKEKADACSRSVNNSSTGPSVSGVTSSVPDFSILRGEVCLDNLTIRELQEAFRATFGRETTVKDKLWLKRRITMGLTNSCDVQSSGCVVKDYKIVCKDAKHKLPTIEGLPKVEVEATSLVRFQVLGSGNERDTSSCSYYRSEDQQRSSNRLKGVSTDNDESEGTLQDEQGAAKRLRKPTKRYIEELADTETLDSTGKLSSPGKRAAHGEVLLRQRVTPLQEVDSLSITYPTRKDTFGGFSVHVPYASRMRRGRPRRNFISFLDDDPPVECPEVQMAVETMLGKDGEHVNHVSSAVEVPLMKNAEKKGGHIETAEKKGGHIETAEKKGGHIETADNKEIRSIEADDICRTDAKTKTKRGLKRKHHRAWTLSEVLKLVDGVAQFGPGKWSEIRRLSFASYSYRTSVDLKDKWRNLLRASQTQLSPENDVINSPLFNSLRINLSLLSAQLFPSCSVSSWXCSLSSLFNGAGQGVCPRKSNPSIIPIPPAILLRVKELAELQPQAGNLAAAIKFSGQSSKVAQGRDVDLTKYQIIGMSRDSSERNVSRIGPIEHYKNIISELLLGKEGTFSSGVTKQTEVVMAQYNRKEGEDSLPLFMEEIRGLSKCDMERLKHALHEVFTILSGEVDEIFGCIFALSEFRSEKLPSNHGSGSYEDGIAPPSVKKQKTVTVSTIDAYEESHGHIDSDIFAQLTRDIRLIEESGKTRQEAAKMFSDGLLRKLAKMEQGVYDLLDTVASKCRSMTTPEKIELGRRIRKLPETALDHMVEVVKMRRPEILVSDKVSFSLGRLDDTTLWRLYYYVETALKAKQDRTVTPP